The following proteins come from a genomic window of Novosphingobium aromaticivorans DSM 12444:
- a CDS encoding copper resistance protein B: MKATLLISAAVLLATPGFAGAQSTMPGMEMKDAPGTVARAEAPPAAMDHSGHSQPEAAVPAPVAVDPHAGHAAEPKPAGPPRPEAIDHSGHDMNAMAGMSEGDPAIGTAPAPAPPGDHAADTVFDPAEMARAREALRRENGAFSGSMVLFDLAEFQARKGRDGYRWAGEAWFGGDVDRLLIKTEGEGAFGEPIEDLEIQALYSRAISPFWNAHVGLRHDIVPNPSRTYAVLGVEGIAPYWFHLTGQMFLSDKGDIRARLEGSYDERITQRLIFQPRAELNFSAQDMPVIGVGSGLTDFELGARLRYEIRRELAPYVGVEWSRKAGDTARLSRLAGEDPDAVSFVAGVRVWF, translated from the coding sequence ATGAAGGCGACCCTTCTCATCAGCGCTGCTGTCTTGCTGGCAACGCCCGGCTTTGCGGGGGCTCAATCCACCATGCCAGGCATGGAAATGAAGGATGCGCCCGGCACAGTTGCTCGAGCCGAGGCCCCGCCGGCTGCAATGGACCATTCCGGCCATAGTCAGCCCGAAGCTGCAGTTCCCGCGCCTGTCGCAGTCGATCCCCATGCCGGACACGCTGCCGAGCCTAAGCCAGCCGGTCCGCCACGGCCTGAAGCCATCGATCACTCCGGCCATGATATGAATGCCATGGCGGGCATGTCCGAGGGTGATCCGGCTATCGGAACTGCTCCCGCCCCTGCGCCGCCAGGCGACCATGCCGCGGATACCGTGTTCGATCCCGCTGAGATGGCGCGCGCACGCGAAGCCCTACGGCGAGAGAATGGAGCCTTCAGCGGGTCGATGGTACTCTTCGATCTCGCCGAATTCCAGGCGCGCAAGGGCAGGGACGGTTATCGTTGGGCAGGCGAGGCCTGGTTCGGCGGTGACGTCGATCGCCTCCTGATCAAAACAGAGGGCGAGGGCGCATTCGGCGAGCCGATCGAGGATCTGGAAATCCAGGCACTCTATTCACGTGCCATCTCGCCGTTCTGGAATGCCCATGTCGGCTTGCGGCACGATATAGTGCCCAATCCCTCGCGGACTTATGCCGTGCTCGGGGTAGAGGGGATCGCGCCTTACTGGTTCCATTTGACGGGGCAGATGTTCCTCTCCGACAAGGGGGACATCCGGGCTCGCCTTGAGGGAAGCTACGATGAGCGGATCACCCAGCGCCTTATCTTCCAGCCTCGAGCGGAACTTAATTTCTCCGCTCAGGACATGCCCGTGATCGGGGTCGGATCAGGACTCACCGACTTCGAACTGGGTGCGCGCTTGCGCTATGAGATCCGACGCGAGCTCGCGCCCTATGTTGGCGTGGAATGGAGCCGGAAGGCGGGTGACACCGCGCGTTTGTCACGGCTCGCAGGAGAAGATCCAGATGCGGTCAGTTTTGTCGCTGGCGTCAGGGTCTGGTTCTGA
- a CDS encoding DUF411 domain-containing protein, with the protein MRKLVLALALFSTPALAAGDILMHRDPGCGCCEQWAARVRQAFGRNVRIVDDANRAAFQRQVGLPANLASCHTAIVDGIAFEGHVPIVDMRRVLANRPKGVRGLAVAGMPIGSPGMEVPGVRAQRYNVIAFGAARTSVYAQH; encoded by the coding sequence ATGCGAAAGCTGGTTCTGGCACTGGCGTTGTTTTCGACCCCCGCGCTCGCGGCAGGCGACATCCTGATGCATCGCGATCCGGGATGTGGGTGCTGCGAACAATGGGCGGCCCGGGTTCGCCAGGCCTTCGGCAGAAATGTGCGGATCGTCGATGACGCGAACCGTGCTGCCTTCCAGCGGCAGGTGGGTCTTCCTGCAAACCTGGCGTCATGCCACACTGCGATTGTCGACGGAATCGCCTTCGAGGGACACGTTCCGATTGTCGACATGCGCCGCGTGCTGGCGAACCGCCCGAAAGGTGTTCGCGGGCTTGCGGTCGCAGGCATGCCGATCGGTTCGCCAGGCATGGAGGTGCCGGGCGTTCGCGCGCAGCGGTATAACGTCATTGCATTCGGGGCCGCGCGCACCAGCGTATACGCACAGCATTAG
- the copC gene encoding copper homeostasis periplasmic binding protein CopC, whose translation MRLTSLALAAAALGLIVPQVASAHTQLVSSTPTANATVVAPTKVELRFNEAVIGATARAEIAMTGMPGMANHAPMPITGFTARLGNDRKSMTLLLRRPLAAGTYRVTWSAAGADTHRMGGNFSFTVR comes from the coding sequence ATGCGTTTGACCAGCCTTGCCCTCGCCGCCGCCGCTCTGGGTCTCATCGTCCCGCAGGTTGCCAGCGCGCATACGCAGCTTGTGTCCTCGACCCCGACCGCCAATGCAACGGTCGTAGCACCTACGAAGGTCGAACTGCGCTTCAATGAGGCCGTGATCGGCGCAACGGCACGGGCCGAGATCGCAATGACGGGAATGCCGGGTATGGCAAACCATGCGCCGATGCCGATCACGGGTTTCACCGCCCGGCTTGGCAATGACCGGAAATCGATGACTTTGCTGCTCCGTCGGCCTCTCGCCGCCGGCACTTACCGCGTGACCTGGAGCGCGGCCGGAGCCGACACGCATCGCATGGGCGGCAACTTCAGCTTCACCGTACGCTGA
- the mrdA gene encoding penicillin-binding protein 2: MKARLPVTSAILTNRFERRAFVLGAMQGGVGLLLATRLGYLAVAQNEKYQAASESNRVNLTLIPPRRGWVIDRFGKALAANRADFRVDLIPDRIEDPDKTMQTLAGLLDLPPDRVRDIRDKLDKARGFQPVEVASSLDWDKFAAVSVRLPELPGVIPQRGYSRFYPTGAAVGHLVGYVGAASAEDYEKERNPLLITPGFKIGKDGLEKHFETRLRGVPGARRVEATASGRIVRDLGTREDVPGKPIQLTINAGLQDYAARRIGLESGSVVVMDCETGDILAMASMPSFDPNSFSDGIGRVEWKMLSEDDHVPLRNKILRGLYPPGSTVKPMVALSFLEAGLDPNATVQCNGGLRVGNRVFHCWQRRGHGTVDMAKGIYQSCDVYFYHFAQQIGMDKIAAMARRLGLGQEFPMPYPGQSYGTVPDPAWKMRKYKKEWALYDTVNATIGQGYMLVNPLQQAVMASRIASGREVMPRLLLDRNAPPVKPMGFSQQHLDYIHAAMSEVVNGRGTAGRARIPVDNVLLAGKTGTAQVVGLNIANGKSGAWKYRDHGHFICFAPFDKPKFACAVVIEHGGGSSAAYPIARDVMTYIFAPDKAMAVLEEFEKQWGGNVQQRMSARYDVYAAKYGGTAAKPAPDDEDLTERVEEGRKPDQDPASVQTDAAAPAPEPEAPPQVQVPTPAPSPTPAGGQ; this comes from the coding sequence ATGAAGGCTCGGCTGCCGGTCACGTCGGCGATCCTCACCAATCGTTTCGAGCGGCGCGCCTTCGTGCTGGGCGCGATGCAGGGCGGCGTGGGCCTGCTGCTGGCGACCCGGCTCGGTTATCTCGCGGTCGCTCAGAACGAGAAGTACCAGGCCGCGTCCGAAAGCAACCGCGTCAACCTCACGCTCATCCCGCCCCGCCGCGGCTGGGTGATCGACCGCTTCGGCAAGGCGCTGGCCGCCAATCGCGCGGACTTCCGCGTCGACCTCATCCCCGACCGCATCGAAGATCCGGACAAGACTATGCAGACCCTCGCCGGGCTGCTCGACCTCCCGCCGGACCGCGTGCGCGACATCCGCGACAAGCTTGACAAGGCGCGCGGGTTCCAGCCGGTGGAAGTCGCCTCGAGCCTGGACTGGGACAAGTTCGCCGCAGTCAGCGTACGCCTGCCCGAACTGCCCGGCGTGATCCCTCAGCGCGGCTACTCGCGGTTCTATCCCACGGGCGCGGCGGTCGGCCACCTCGTCGGCTACGTCGGCGCGGCCTCTGCCGAGGACTACGAGAAGGAGCGCAACCCGCTACTGATCACGCCCGGCTTCAAGATCGGCAAGGACGGTCTGGAAAAGCACTTCGAGACGCGCCTGCGCGGCGTTCCGGGCGCGCGGCGTGTGGAAGCGACGGCATCGGGCCGCATCGTGCGCGACCTGGGCACGCGCGAGGACGTGCCGGGCAAGCCGATCCAGCTCACCATCAACGCCGGCTTGCAGGACTACGCCGCGCGGCGCATCGGGCTGGAATCCGGCTCGGTCGTGGTGATGGACTGCGAGACGGGCGACATTCTCGCCATGGCTTCGATGCCGAGTTTCGATCCCAACAGCTTTTCCGACGGCATTGGCCGCGTCGAATGGAAGATGCTGTCCGAGGACGACCACGTTCCCTTGCGCAACAAGATCCTGCGCGGGCTCTATCCGCCGGGCTCGACGGTAAAGCCGATGGTCGCGCTTTCGTTCCTCGAGGCGGGGCTCGATCCCAATGCGACGGTGCAGTGCAACGGTGGCCTGCGTGTGGGCAACCGCGTGTTCCACTGCTGGCAACGACGCGGGCACGGGACGGTGGACATGGCCAAGGGCATCTACCAGTCGTGCGACGTCTACTTCTATCACTTCGCGCAACAGATCGGCATGGACAAGATCGCGGCGATGGCGCGGCGGCTCGGGCTGGGGCAGGAGTTTCCGATGCCCTACCCCGGCCAGTCTTATGGCACGGTGCCCGATCCCGCGTGGAAGATGCGGAAATACAAGAAGGAATGGGCGCTTTACGATACCGTCAACGCGACCATCGGCCAGGGCTACATGCTGGTCAATCCATTGCAGCAGGCGGTCATGGCGTCGCGCATCGCATCGGGACGCGAGGTCATGCCTCGGCTGCTGCTCGACAGGAACGCGCCGCCGGTCAAGCCGATGGGCTTTTCGCAGCAACACCTCGACTATATCCATGCGGCGATGAGCGAAGTGGTCAACGGGCGCGGCACCGCCGGCCGGGCGCGCATTCCGGTCGATAACGTGCTGCTTGCAGGCAAGACCGGGACGGCGCAGGTCGTCGGGCTCAACATCGCCAACGGCAAGAGCGGCGCATGGAAGTACCGCGACCACGGCCACTTCATCTGCTTCGCCCCGTTCGACAAACCGAAGTTCGCATGCGCCGTCGTCATCGAACACGGCGGCGGCTCCAGCGCGGCCTATCCCATCGCGCGCGACGTGATGACCTACATCTTCGCGCCGGACAAGGCGATGGCGGTGCTGGAAGAGTTCGAGAAACAGTGGGGCGGCAACGTGCAGCAGCGCATGTCCGCGCGCTACGATGTCTATGCGGCGAAGTACGGCGGCACGGCAGCAAAGCCCGCACCCGATGACGAGGACCTGACCGAGCGGGTCGAGGAAGGCCGCAAGCCGGACCAGGACCCTGCATCCGTCCAGACCGACGCCGCAGCGCCCGCTCCGGAACCGGAAGCGCCGCCGCAGGTGCAGGTGCCCACTCCGGCGCCGTCGCCCACTCCAGCGGGAGGGCAATGA
- a CDS encoding Spy/CpxP family protein refolding chaperone: MNWTRRLILIAFVAFAAALGGTYAGRVLFAPERQSETELHALLHSELELDAAQEAKIEAIEQRFATRRKALELEMRAANAHLAEAMEVEHGYGPEVTAAIDHTHKVMGEMQKETLEHLFAMRAVLRPDQAVKFDRTVTRALTPEVR, encoded by the coding sequence GTGAATTGGACCAGGCGGCTGATCCTGATCGCGTTTGTCGCATTCGCGGCGGCGCTGGGCGGAACTTATGCTGGCCGCGTCCTGTTCGCACCGGAAAGGCAGAGCGAGACCGAACTCCATGCGCTGCTGCACAGCGAGCTTGAACTCGATGCCGCACAGGAAGCAAAGATCGAAGCAATCGAGCAGCGTTTTGCCACCCGCCGCAAGGCGCTTGAGCTCGAGATGCGGGCGGCCAATGCCCACCTGGCCGAAGCGATGGAAGTGGAACATGGTTATGGTCCGGAAGTCACGGCCGCGATCGATCATACTCACAAGGTGATGGGTGAGATGCAAAAGGAGACGCTTGAGCATCTCTTTGCCATGCGCGCCGTCCTGAGGCCTGATCAGGCGGTCAAATTCGACAGGACTGTGACCAGAGCCCTGACCCCAGAAGTACGGTGA
- the copD gene encoding copper homeostasis membrane protein CopD, with translation MDNLPVIAIRFALYADLMVLAGVTAFSLYALKPEERGTVLLPLAKPALLLSLLGLLLSGGGMIALVAAMTGTSLWAVDGSAFREIVTQSAIGSAWVVRMVAVAIALLAALGLGRTPHLARYCLLASAVLAIATLVWTGHAGATEGWTGTLHRLSDIVHMLAAAVWIGGIAAFAWLLFQPLAQQSDAQIRIAHRALEQFSRVGTLAVGLIVLTGIINSLSLMGLPHPYALFASRYGQLLLIKLALFAAMLMLAGVNRWRLTPALGAAIANGNPVPALRSLRQSLILETSTVLTILAVVAWLGTLEPIMAYG, from the coding sequence ATGGACAACCTGCCTGTCATCGCCATCCGGTTCGCGCTTTACGCCGACCTAATGGTGCTGGCAGGTGTGACGGCCTTCTCGCTTTACGCGCTGAAACCCGAGGAGCGAGGCACTGTCTTGCTGCCGCTGGCCAAACCCGCCCTCCTCCTTTCGCTGCTCGGACTGCTGCTGTCCGGCGGCGGCATGATCGCACTTGTCGCAGCCATGACCGGGACAAGCCTCTGGGCAGTAGATGGCTCGGCCTTCAGGGAAATCGTTACACAGAGCGCCATCGGCAGCGCCTGGGTTGTGCGCATGGTGGCAGTTGCAATTGCCCTGCTTGCCGCCCTGGGGCTTGGCCGAACCCCACACCTAGCAAGATACTGTCTGCTTGCCTCGGCTGTGCTTGCCATCGCCACGCTGGTTTGGACTGGCCATGCCGGTGCAACCGAAGGGTGGACTGGAACGCTCCACCGGCTGAGCGACATCGTCCACATGCTGGCGGCGGCTGTATGGATCGGCGGAATTGCAGCGTTCGCCTGGCTGCTTTTTCAGCCATTGGCGCAGCAATCCGATGCGCAGATCAGGATCGCGCATCGGGCGCTTGAACAATTCTCGCGGGTTGGGACGCTTGCGGTCGGGTTGATCGTTCTCACGGGCATCATCAACAGCCTGAGCCTAATGGGCTTGCCGCATCCGTACGCCTTGTTCGCTTCGCGCTACGGCCAACTCCTGCTTATCAAGCTCGCCCTGTTTGCTGCAATGCTGATGCTGGCGGGTGTCAACCGCTGGCGGCTGACACCCGCCCTTGGTGCAGCCATCGCCAACGGCAATCCGGTCCCCGCGTTACGTAGTCTTCGGCAAAGCCTGATTCTGGAGACGTCCACAGTGCTTACGATCCTCGCCGTGGTGGCCTGGCTGGGTACGCTGGAACCGATCATGGCGTACGGGTGA
- the rodA gene encoding rod shape-determining protein RodA — MPRAYVPAAIARQPWSVLLPLTALVSFGAAVLDSAAGGRFTTWSLSHLVRFVIFLVMAAVIARLPQDLFKRMAIPVYATLCLLLVLVELIGGIGGGSQRWLNLGFMTLQPSELMKPGIVLVLAWFYSILPIGETQSWRALVPAGILLGIPAGLVMLQPDLGTGLAISFGAVVVMFLAGLPLRWFLGAGAAGLIIAPLAFFTLLHDYQRKRVLVFLDPENDPLGSGYHITQSKIAIGSGGFFGKGFGNGSQSHLNYLPEAHTDFVFATMAEEWGMLGGLFVLIVFGLIFRWGLKVATNAPDRFSRLLAAGMTMTIFFYMCINLMMVMGLAPVVGIPLPWMSHGGSSMMTNMICIGTIMAVERWSRSGPRSLS, encoded by the coding sequence ATGCCGCGCGCCTATGTCCCCGCCGCGATCGCGCGCCAGCCGTGGAGCGTGCTGCTGCCGCTGACGGCGCTGGTCAGCTTCGGCGCGGCGGTGCTGGATTCGGCGGCGGGAGGGCGGTTCACCACCTGGTCGCTGTCGCACCTCGTGCGCTTCGTCATCTTCCTGGTGATGGCGGCGGTCATCGCGCGGCTGCCGCAGGACCTGTTCAAGCGCATGGCGATCCCGGTCTATGCCACACTGTGCCTGCTGCTGGTGCTGGTGGAGCTGATCGGCGGCATCGGCGGTGGCAGCCAGCGCTGGCTCAATCTCGGGTTCATGACGCTGCAACCCTCGGAACTGATGAAGCCGGGCATCGTGCTGGTGCTGGCGTGGTTCTATTCGATCCTGCCCATCGGCGAGACACAAAGCTGGCGCGCGCTTGTGCCGGCGGGGATTCTGCTGGGCATTCCGGCGGGGCTGGTCATGCTCCAGCCGGATCTGGGCACCGGCCTTGCCATCTCGTTCGGCGCGGTCGTTGTCATGTTCCTGGCGGGATTGCCGCTGCGCTGGTTCCTGGGCGCGGGCGCAGCGGGCCTTATCATTGCGCCGCTCGCGTTCTTCACGCTTCTGCACGACTACCAGCGCAAGCGCGTGCTGGTGTTCCTCGATCCCGAGAACGATCCGCTGGGCTCTGGCTACCACATCACGCAGTCGAAGATCGCGATCGGTTCGGGCGGGTTCTTCGGCAAGGGATTCGGCAACGGGTCGCAGAGCCACCTCAACTACCTGCCCGAAGCCCACACCGACTTCGTCTTCGCGACGATGGCAGAGGAATGGGGCATGCTGGGCGGCCTGTTCGTGCTGATCGTGTTCGGCCTGATCTTCCGCTGGGGACTGAAGGTAGCGACGAACGCGCCGGATCGCTTCTCGCGCCTGCTGGCCGCGGGCATGACGATGACGATCTTCTTCTACATGTGCATCAACCTGATGATGGTCATGGGCCTTGCCCCGGTGGTCGGCATTCCGCTTCCGTGGATGAGCCACGGCGGTTCCTCGATGATGACGAACATGATCTGCATCGGCACGATCATGGCCGTAGAACGGTGGAGCCGGTCGGGTCCGCGAAGCCTGTCCTGA
- a CDS encoding RNA polymerase sigma factor, translating to MSLSLSEGSDGELAALALAGRQDAYRELLARHRESVFRLVRASVGDPHEALDITQETFIAAFSALGRYDHERPFLAWLKHIALNKCRDWARRRKVRAFFTRAMPLEMAFDVSDDAISADVQAVDRAELARVTAAISRLPSRLRDALVLRTIDGLGQAEAAEVLGVSEKTVETRLYRARGKLKAMLGDQI from the coding sequence GTGAGCCTTTCGCTGTCAGAGGGGAGCGACGGCGAATTGGCCGCACTGGCGCTCGCTGGTCGGCAAGACGCCTATCGCGAACTGCTGGCGCGCCACCGTGAATCTGTATTTCGTCTGGTACGGGCATCCGTCGGCGATCCGCACGAGGCACTCGACATTACCCAGGAGACCTTCATCGCCGCGTTCTCGGCGCTTGGACGCTACGATCATGAGCGACCGTTCCTGGCCTGGCTTAAGCACATCGCGCTCAACAAGTGCCGGGACTGGGCAAGAAGGAGAAAGGTGCGTGCCTTCTTCACGCGCGCAATGCCGCTCGAGATGGCTTTCGATGTTTCGGACGATGCCATTTCCGCCGACGTACAAGCGGTGGACCGGGCCGAGCTGGCGCGCGTGACCGCGGCCATATCGCGCTTGCCATCCCGTCTGCGCGATGCCTTGGTCCTCCGCACGATCGATGGGCTCGGCCAGGCTGAAGCCGCAGAGGTGCTGGGTGTCAGCGAAAAAACGGTTGAGACCCGGCTCTACCGGGCGAGGGGAAAATTAAAAGCGATGCTTGGCGACCAGATCTGA
- a CDS encoding copper resistance system multicopper oxidase has protein sequence MYSFALNRRTLIRSAALGGGGLALSAVLPAWARSGTSGLGVPMAEVSGEQIALSIGHASLRVGGRDGHAIGINGATPGPVIRLKEGQKVRLAVNNTLKEETSIHWHGLLVPFQMDGVPGVSFPGIKAGQTFVYEFPVRQSGTYWYHSHSGMQEAMGMYGAIVIDPAAPDPIAYDREHVIMLADWSFMHPHTQLRKLKAQPGYFNLQKQTLSGLLAGKDQSASERRMWAGMRMDPTDISDVTGATYHFMVNGHDSAANWTGLFAPGERVRLRIINAAAMTNFNVRIPGLAMTVVAADGQNVQPVETDEFQIGIAETYDVIVVPRADEAYGFIAEAIDRSGQVRATLAPRLGMVAPIPAIRERPLLSMQDMGMGDMAAPGADASATDHAAMGHAMPGMDHGSMKMRDPAVAPQVKMGPGVATLSPMPMDRTGERPTGLEKVDHRVLTYRDLKALPPNADKRTPSREIDIHLTANMERYMWSFDGVKFSENTEPIAFRHMERVRVNLINDTMMPHPIHLHGHFFELVTGNPGHHPLKHTVNVLPGGKVSFDLTADELGDWAFHCHMLLHMMSGMFRVVTVRHEEDAA, from the coding sequence ATGTATTCTTTTGCGCTTAATCGCCGTACCCTCATTCGTTCGGCTGCCCTGGGGGGCGGGGGCCTCGCGCTTTCGGCAGTGCTCCCAGCCTGGGCGCGCAGCGGAACCTCTGGTCTTGGAGTCCCGATGGCCGAGGTGTCCGGGGAGCAAATCGCACTATCCATCGGTCATGCCTCGCTCCGTGTCGGCGGGCGTGACGGGCATGCCATCGGCATCAACGGTGCGACACCTGGCCCGGTTATCCGGTTAAAAGAGGGTCAGAAGGTTCGCCTCGCAGTGAACAACACGCTGAAGGAAGAAACCTCGATCCATTGGCACGGGCTGCTCGTGCCCTTCCAGATGGACGGCGTGCCGGGGGTGAGCTTTCCCGGGATCAAGGCCGGCCAGACTTTCGTCTATGAATTCCCCGTCCGGCAGTCCGGGACCTACTGGTATCACAGCCACTCGGGCATGCAGGAGGCGATGGGCATGTATGGCGCGATTGTGATCGATCCCGCAGCACCCGATCCAATTGCCTATGACCGCGAACACGTGATCATGCTCGCCGACTGGAGCTTCATGCACCCACACACGCAGCTGCGGAAGCTGAAGGCGCAGCCCGGCTACTTCAACCTGCAAAAGCAGACCCTCTCGGGACTACTTGCGGGAAAGGACCAGTCGGCCTCCGAACGGCGCATGTGGGCCGGGATGCGGATGGACCCGACCGACATTTCCGATGTCACCGGCGCCACTTATCATTTCATGGTCAACGGGCATGACAGCGCCGCGAACTGGACTGGACTGTTCGCACCCGGAGAGCGTGTGCGCCTGCGCATCATCAATGCTGCCGCCATGACCAACTTCAATGTCCGGATTCCGGGCCTTGCGATGACCGTGGTTGCCGCCGACGGGCAGAACGTGCAGCCAGTCGAGACCGACGAGTTCCAGATCGGCATCGCCGAGACCTATGACGTGATTGTCGTGCCCAGAGCCGACGAGGCCTATGGCTTCATCGCCGAAGCCATCGACCGCTCCGGTCAGGTGCGCGCCACGCTCGCCCCGCGCCTCGGCATGGTCGCGCCGATCCCGGCGATCCGCGAACGCCCGCTGCTGTCCATGCAAGACATGGGCATGGGCGATATGGCGGCACCCGGTGCCGATGCGAGTGCAACTGATCACGCAGCCATGGGCCACGCCATGCCCGGGATGGATCACGGCTCGATGAAGATGCGCGATCCCGCGGTCGCGCCGCAGGTCAAAATGGGACCAGGCGTTGCGACGCTTTCGCCAATGCCCATGGACCGCACGGGCGAACGTCCGACCGGCCTTGAGAAGGTCGATCACCGGGTGCTGACTTATCGTGACCTCAAAGCGCTGCCCCCCAATGCAGACAAGCGCACGCCGTCGCGAGAGATCGATATCCATCTGACCGCCAACATGGAGCGCTACATGTGGTCCTTCGATGGCGTAAAGTTCAGCGAGAACACCGAGCCGATCGCGTTCCGCCACATGGAGCGGGTGCGCGTCAATCTCATCAATGACACCATGATGCCCCATCCGATTCACCTGCACGGTCATTTCTTCGAACTGGTCACAGGTAATCCGGGTCATCATCCGCTGAAGCACACGGTCAATGTCTTGCCCGGTGGCAAGGTTTCGTTCGACCTGACGGCCGATGAACTCGGCGACTGGGCATTTCACTGTCACATGCTGCTGCACATGATGTCGGGGATGTTCCGGGTCGTGACCGTGCGCCATGAGGAGGACGCGGCATGA